The DNA window TGCGCGACGAAACAGACACTATTTGCGCCGAACTGACCCGTTTACAGCAAGGTCTGGTGGAACTGGCTGAGCAAGAAGCCGACACCATTATGCCGGGCTTCACCCACCTGCAAACCGCTCAGCCGGTAACCTTTGGCCATCACCTGCTGGCCTGGAACGCCATGCTGGAGCGCGATTTTGCCCGTCTGCAGGACTGCCGCAAGCGCATTAACCAGCTGCCGCTGGGCGCGGCCGCACTGGCCGGTACTACTTACCCGATTGACCGTCATTACACCGCCGAGCTGCTGGGCTTTGACGCGCCGACCGAAAACAGCCTGGATTCCGTCTCCGACCGTGACTTTGCCATCGAATTTACCAGCGCCGGCGCGCTGATCATGATGCACCTGTCACGCTTCTCGGAAGAGCTGGTGCTGTGGGCCTCAGCGCAGTTCCGCTTTGTCGATCTGCCCGACCGTTTCTGCACCGGCTCCAGCATCATGCCGCAGAAGAAAAACCCCGACGTGCCTGAGCTGGTACGTGGCAAAACCGGCCGTGTGTACGGTCACCTGATGGGGCTGCTGACGCTGATGAAATCCCAGCCGCTGGCCTACAACAAAGATAATCAGGAAGACAAAGAACCGCTGTTCGACACTGTCGACACCCTGCGCGACAGCCTACGCGCCTTCGCCGATATGGTGCCGCACCTGATGGCGCGCAAAGACGATATGCGCGAAGCCGCCAAACGCGGTTTCTCTACCGCCACCGATCTGGCCGATTACTTAGTGCGCAAAGGTATTCCGTTCCGTGATGCCCATGAAATCGTCGGTAAGTCCGTGGCTTATGGCGTGCAGACCGGCAAAGACCTGAGCGAAATGTCACTGGCAGAACTGCAGCAGTTCTCTGGCGAAATCACGGCTGAGGTCTTTGATGTACTGACGCTGGAAGGCTCGGTAGCCGCCCGTAACCACATCGGTGGCACCGCCCCGGAACAGGTACGCGCCGCGGCTGCCCGCGCCCGTACCGCCCTGGCGCAACGTCAGGACTGATAACCTTTGCCTTACCCCGGCATCTGCCCCAGATGCCGGGTTCCCGCTCCCCTCAGCCTCCCTGATAACAAATTCATCTGTCAGCAATGGACAAAGCTGATAATGATCAAGTGCGCATCCTGCGCCAGCTGCTACCCTTTGTGGCTTATTCCCTGATACGTATTTTTTGCGGAGCTGTCGGTGTTGCGCCTTGCCACCCTGATGATCACCCTGCTGCTGACGGCAGCCCTGAGTGCCTGCAACCACCCCTCTCAACCGTTGCGGGTGGGTACTAACCTGTGGCCGGGTTACGAGCTGCTGTATCTGGCCCGCGAACAGGGTTATTACGACCGTCATATCAAACTGGTGGAGTTACCTTCGGCCTCGGATGTTATTGATGCCTTACGGCTGGGGCATCTGGAAGCCGGCGCGCTGACCCTGGATGAGGTGCTGACCCTGCAGCAGGAAGGCGTGGATCTGGTGGTGGTGCTGGTTTTTAACATCTCCATGGGGGCCGATGTACTGCTGACCCATCCCACGGTTACAGGGCTGAGCGACCTGCGCGGGCGCACGGTTGCCGTTGAAACCACCGCCGTTGGCGCGCTGATGCTGCACAGCGCACTGGAAGCCACCGATCTGAATATCAGCGACGTCACCGTGCGTCACCTGCCCCTAATCGAACATTTACCCGCCTATCAGGCCGGCAGGATCGACGCCATGATTACCTTTGAGCCTTATGCTTCACGCCTGCAGGCGGCCGGTGCGATACCCCGCTTTGACAGCGCGGCCATTCCCGGCAAAGTGGTGGATGTGCTGGCCGTGCGGCGCGAAGCCCTGCGACAGCATGACCATAATCTGCGTCACCTGCTGCAGGGCTTTTTCCGCGCCCGCCAGGATTTGCTGCAACGCCCTGAAGCAGCGCTGGCGATTATTAATCAACGGCTGAAGGTCTCTGCCGCTGAGCTGCCCTCGCTGTTTAATGGCCTGCAGCTGCCCGATGTCATCGAAAACGCCGCGCTGTTAGAGCACGACCCATCGGTTTTAACCTACAACGCGGCTGATCTGGCCCAGCTGATGCAGCAGCAACAACTGCTGCCCGGCGTACCGGATCTGACCGCCTTTACTTCAGCCGCCTGGCTGCCGGAGCAACCATGAACCGGCACCCTATGTACTCACTCAGCAAAATCCTGCTCAGCTGGTCGGCACTGGCCTTAGGCATTACCGCCCTGGTGTTAAGCTACTTCCTCTATCAGGCCTTAACGGCCCAGTTCAACAGCACCTGGGCCGGTAAGCTAGAAGCCGAACTGAACGGCCTGCGCCTGTCTCTGCAACACCAGCTGTCTGACGGTGAGTGGGCACTGGCCGATCAGACCCTGAGCCGCATGGCGGTGCGCCCCCATATCAGCCATCTGGTACTGGTGATTGATGGCAAGGTACGTCTTTCAACCCGCCGCGCCGATCTGGGCGAACCCCTGCCGGCCGATCTGCAAGCCGCCGGGCTGGAGCCAGCGCTGCCGGACTTTCAGTATCAGCAGCAAAAAGGGCATTTTTACGGCCTGCTGCCGCTGCAATTCCGCAGCGGTAAAGAGTTACGCGGACAAACCAACGGCTGGCTGTACGCTCATTACGACACCACCACCCAACGATATGAGACGCTGATCGATACACTGGAAAAAGTGGCACTGGTGCTGGCCATGCTGGCGCTTTACACCCTGGGGCTGCAGCGTATTGTGAAGCATCAGGTTTTATTACCCCTGCAACGACTGGTGGGGTTTACCCGCGCTCTTACCGAAGGCCAGCTGGGCAGCCGGGTACATGCCGGTCATTCACAGGAATTTGCGCATCTGGAGCGGGCCTTTAACCAGCTCAGTGCTCACCTGCAACAATCCATGCAACAGATTGAATACCAGGCCAATTTTGATTCGCTGACCAATCTGGCCAACCGCCGCTTTGCGATGCTGCATCTGGAAAAGAAAATTGCCCATGCCCGCCGGCATCAGCACTATGGCGCCGTGTTGTTCATCGACCTCGATCACTTTAAGAACATCAATGATTCCCTCGGTCACCCGGTTGGCGACCAATTACTGATCGAGGTCGCTAAACGCCTGCGCGTAACCGTGCGCAATGAGGATCTGACGGCCCGCCTGGGCGGGGATGAATTTCTGGTGCTGCTGGATCAGGAAGACAACAGCCCGGAAATGGCCGCCAGCCACGCCAGCGATTGCGCGCAACGGGTATTGGATGCCATTCGTCAGCCCTTTGAAATTGATGTGCACTGCTTCCACCTGTCGGCCAGCATCGGCATCGCGATTTTTCCGTCCGGCCAGGACAGCGTAGCGGATTTGGTACGTCAGTCTGATACCGCCATGTACCACGCCAAATCACTGGGTCGCAGCGCCTACAGCCTGTACACCGACAATATGCAGCAACAGACGCAGGACAAACTGAATCTGTTTAACGATCTGCATCAGGCCATTGAAGAGGAAGCCTTTTATCTGGTGTTCCAGCCACAGCTGAACAGCCGTGGCGAGGCCAGCGGCGCCGAAGTGCTGTGCCGCTGGAATAATAACGGCGTACCAGTGGCACCGGATGTGTTTATTGCCGCGGCCGAAGAAACCAACCTGATTATTCCGCTGGGCCGCTGGATTCTGCGCCAGA is part of the Venatoribacter cucullus genome and encodes:
- the argH gene encoding argininosuccinate lyase, which produces MSDSNNATNSAWGGRFSEPTDAFVARYTASVNFDKRMYRQDIQGSVAHAKMLAKVGVLTAQERDDIIRGLEEVRIEIERGEFEWSVALEDVHMNIEAALTKKIGITGKKLHTGRSRNDQVATDIRLYLRDETDTICAELTRLQQGLVELAEQEADTIMPGFTHLQTAQPVTFGHHLLAWNAMLERDFARLQDCRKRINQLPLGAAALAGTTYPIDRHYTAELLGFDAPTENSLDSVSDRDFAIEFTSAGALIMMHLSRFSEELVLWASAQFRFVDLPDRFCTGSSIMPQKKNPDVPELVRGKTGRVYGHLMGLLTLMKSQPLAYNKDNQEDKEPLFDTVDTLRDSLRAFADMVPHLMARKDDMREAAKRGFSTATDLADYLVRKGIPFRDAHEIVGKSVAYGVQTGKDLSEMSLAELQQFSGEITAEVFDVLTLEGSVAARNHIGGTAPEQVRAAAARARTALAQRQD
- a CDS encoding ABC transporter substrate-binding protein, producing the protein MLRLATLMITLLLTAALSACNHPSQPLRVGTNLWPGYELLYLAREQGYYDRHIKLVELPSASDVIDALRLGHLEAGALTLDEVLTLQQEGVDLVVVLVFNISMGADVLLTHPTVTGLSDLRGRTVAVETTAVGALMLHSALEATDLNISDVTVRHLPLIEHLPAYQAGRIDAMITFEPYASRLQAAGAIPRFDSAAIPGKVVDVLAVRREALRQHDHNLRHLLQGFFRARQDLLQRPEAALAIINQRLKVSAAELPSLFNGLQLPDVIENAALLEHDPSVLTYNAADLAQLMQQQQLLPGVPDLTAFTSAAWLPEQP
- a CDS encoding putative bifunctional diguanylate cyclase/phosphodiesterase codes for the protein MNRHPMYSLSKILLSWSALALGITALVLSYFLYQALTAQFNSTWAGKLEAELNGLRLSLQHQLSDGEWALADQTLSRMAVRPHISHLVLVIDGKVRLSTRRADLGEPLPADLQAAGLEPALPDFQYQQQKGHFYGLLPLQFRSGKELRGQTNGWLYAHYDTTTQRYETLIDTLEKVALVLAMLALYTLGLQRIVKHQVLLPLQRLVGFTRALTEGQLGSRVHAGHSQEFAHLERAFNQLSAHLQQSMQQIEYQANFDSLTNLANRRFAMLHLEKKIAHARRHQHYGAVLFIDLDHFKNINDSLGHPVGDQLLIEVAKRLRVTVRNEDLTARLGGDEFLVLLDQEDNSPEMAASHASDCAQRVLDAIRQPFEIDVHCFHLSASIGIAIFPSGQDSVADLVRQSDTAMYHAKSLGRSAYSLYTDNMQQQTQDKLNLFNDLHQAIEEEAFYLVFQPQLNSRGEASGAEVLCRWNNNGVPVAPDVFIAAAEETNLIIPLGRWILRQSCRHLQHWRQQGCLPASFRQLAVNISPIQFRDPQFESLINELLEEYSLEPQWLELEITENTFLGNNDEARNKIERLSQLGIRFALDDFGTGYSSLSYLQQLPLHKLKIDRSFITDIDKTDQPVPIIESIIQLGHNLGLDVIAEGVETEQQRDYLLAHQCYEFQGYWFSKPLNDEAFCRYLAELQSCP